The DNA segment GCCGGCCTGCGCCGCGAGGCAGCCCGTGGAGCCGCCGCCCGCCACGGTCCAGGACGTGGTCTCCACGGTGGACGTGGACCACTTCTGGGAGGCCTACGACGCCGTGCGGGCCACGACGGAGCCATCCGAGCAGCTGGCCCGGTTCCAGGCGCTCTACGTCGACCGGGGCACGCCGGGGCTGCACAGCTTCATGCGCGCCAGGCGCTACACGGCGCAGGGCTACGTGGACGCCATCCGCGACTACCCCCGGTTCTGGGAGTCGGTCCGTCCCCTGACGGCGCGCGCCCGGGCGGCCGTGGCCCACGTAGCCCCCACGCTGGAGCGCTTCCGGGCCCTCTACCCCCGGCTGGGGAGCGCGGAGGTGTACTTCACCGTGGGCGCCCTCAACTCCAGCGGCACCGCGCTGGACGGCCGGGTGCTCCTGGGCGCGGAGCTGGCCACCGGCGACGCGCGGGTGGACGTGTCCGAGCTGCCGCCGAAGCTGCGCGCGGGCCTGGGCGCCTACTTCCAGAGCCGCCCGCATGAAGGCCTGGACCTGCTCATCGCCCACGAGGCCGTGCACACGCGCCAGAAGGCCCCCGCGGACGTGCTGGTGGACTGGATCGTCTACGAGGGCGTGGCGGACTTCGTGGCCGAGCAGGTCACCGGCCGGCTGCCCGCGCTGGCCTACGTCACCTATGGCCCCCAGCACGACGCGGAGCTGCGCGAACGGTTCCGCGAGGCCCAGGACTCGACGCGCTTCTCCCCGTGGCTCTGGTCGGGCCCGGACAACGCGGACGGCGTGGCGGACCTGGGCTACTACGTGGGCTATGCGATTGCTCGCGCGTACCATGCGAAGGCCCCGGACAAGCAGGCGGCGCTCCAGCGGATGATCGAGCTGGACTACGCGGACACCGCCGCGGTGAAGACCTTTGTCAGGGAGAGCGGCTACCTGGAGTGAAGTCACGGCGCCCCGGCACTTCCCCCGGGGACAGGAGACAGATGGACGCGCGCGCCGAGCAGTTCATGCGGGACGGGTACCTTCGCATCGACGGGGCCTTCCCCCGGGAGGTCGCGGACGAAGCCCGTGCCCTCCTCTGGCGGGACACGGGGTGCGACCCGGACCGGCCCGCCAGTTGGACCCGCCCCGTCATCCGCCTGGGCATGTACACCCAGAAGCCCTTCGTGGACGCGGCGAACACGCCCGTGCTGCACGCGGCGTACGACGAGCTCGTCGGTGCCGGGCGGTGGCTGCCGCTCGGGGCGATGGGCACGTTCCCCGTGCGCTTCCCCTCTCCGGAGGATCCGGGCGACGCGGGGTGGCACATCGACGTGGGGTTCGACTTCGACAAGCCGGACTTCATGGAGTGGCGCGCCAACGTCGCCTCCAAGGGCCGCGCGCTGCTGATGCTCTTCCTCTTCTCCGACGTGGGCGAGGACGACGCGCCCACCCGCATCCGCGTGGGCTCGCACCAGGACATCGCCCGGCTGCTGGGCCCCGCGGGCGAAGCGGGCCTCACGC comes from the Corallococcus exiguus genome and includes:
- a CDS encoding DUF2268 domain-containing putative Zn-dependent protease (predicted Zn-dependent protease with a strongly conserved HExxH motif); protein product: MRLRPALFAAALALPACAARQPVEPPPATVQDVVSTVDVDHFWEAYDAVRATTEPSEQLARFQALYVDRGTPGLHSFMRARRYTAQGYVDAIRDYPRFWESVRPLTARARAAVAHVAPTLERFRALYPRLGSAEVYFTVGALNSSGTALDGRVLLGAELATGDARVDVSELPPKLRAGLGAYFQSRPHEGLDLLIAHEAVHTRQKAPADVLVDWIVYEGVADFVAEQVTGRLPALAYVTYGPQHDAELRERFREAQDSTRFSPWLWSGPDNADGVADLGYYVGYAIARAYHAKAPDKQAALQRMIELDYADTAAVKTFVRESGYLE
- a CDS encoding phytanoyl-CoA dioxygenase family protein → MDARAEQFMRDGYLRIDGAFPREVADEARALLWRDTGCDPDRPASWTRPVIRLGMYTQKPFVDAANTPVLHAAYDELVGAGRWLPLGAMGTFPVRFPSPEDPGDAGWHIDVGFDFDKPDFMEWRANVASKGRALLMLFLFSDVGEDDAPTRIRVGSHQDIARLLGPAGEAGLTLRQLAANGFAESAHRQEVLATGAAGTVYLCHPFLVHSAQPHRGTRPRFMAQPPLLPREPLSLARLPEDTSPVEEAIRRAVT